In the Malassezia vespertilionis chromosome 3, complete sequence genome, one interval contains:
- a CDS encoding uncharacterized protein (EggNog:ENOG503NW5V; COG:Q; SECRETED:SignalP(1-16); TransMembrane:1 (n3-11c16/17o461-479i)) has translation MAICCLFMWALSLVNAVLIYVYECIEVVINYLYSPLPPKQPGNKFGHVAIIGAGLSGISSASQLISQGFEVTIFEEHDETGGIWARVNESSGLQINSIMYRFHPLVYWTKWYPHRDQILWNIRRIWQVYSLKQRTRFGTPVTKVERHSSSTKLEGSSGQSRWVINGNQSEVFDAVVVTIGTCGKPKFVKTPGESDFAGKVLHSSQLDQVDFKGKKVIVIGGGASGVEAAELAAKKGAIKPTILARSDKWLIPRNIFVDCLLAMQPFGREMPLSFIPEWFIRKFHYRELVDKMAPTEGFYIGTPIVNNEMLQLVRSGRADYHRGDVKRITKDGVIWNARKRGQKKGAKGEEKFSEADIIVLATGFQRPTFDFLPDDLFPEDYTRPNMYLQVFPVTDWSVLCTNSTFHNAVGTVGHVHIGMYARILALFLNDPNSRPAPKDMRLWVDLIRHVKENAPGGELEFFTYMELCLWFALFLCSRLRRIRYVAFILCGYGRWLENPNSGSPHFQLTITTALQHLRHGFTLNERSGRAIKN, from the coding sequence ATGGCTATTTGTTGTTTGTTTATGTGGGCTCTCTCGCTTGTAAATGCGGTGTTGATCTACGTATACGAATGCATTGAAGTTGTGATCAACTACCTCTACAGCCCGCTGCCGCCGAAGCAACCTGGGAACAAGTTTGGGCACGTCGCTATCATCGGTGCTGGTCTTTCGGGCATCTCGTCTGCATCGCAGCTTATTTCGCAAGGTTTCGAGGTTACAATCTTTGAAGAGCATGATGAGACGGGTGGTATCTGGGCGCGTGTGAATGAGTCGAGTGGACTGCAGATCAACTCAATCATGTACCGCTTCCACCCGCTGGTTTACTGGACGAAGTGGTACCCCCACCGCGACCAAATCCTTTGGAACATTCGCAGGATTTGGCAAGTGTATAGCTTGAAGCAGCGCACTCGGTTTGGCACGCCCGTCACAAAGGTGGAGCGTCACTCGTCCTCCACGAAACTTGAAGGCTCCAGCGGCCAGTCTAGGTGGGTGATCAACGGAAACCAATCAGAAGTATTCGATGCCGTTGTTGTCACGATTGGTACTTGCGGCAAGCCCAAATTTGTAAAGACTCCTGGCGAGAGTGACTTTGCAGGCAAGGTCCTCCACTCTAGCCAGCTCGACCAGGTGGATTTCAAGGGAAAGAAGGTAATTGTTATTGGCGGCGGTGCCAGTGGTGTGGAAGCTGCCGAACTTGCTGCTAAGAAGGGAGCAATCAAGCCCACGATTCTCGCTCGCAGCGACAAGTGGTTGATTCCTCGCAACATATTCGTCGATTGCTTGTTGGCCATGCAGCCCTTTGGCCGCGAAATGCCGCTTTCGTTTATTCCTGAATGGTTTATCCGCAAGTTCCACTACCGTGAGCTTGTGGACAAGATGGCGCCCACAGAAGGCTTTTATATTGGCACTCCGATCGTAAACAATGAAATGCTCCAGCTCGTGCGCTCTGGCCGTGCAGACTATCATCGTGGTGATGTAAAGCGCATTACCAAGGATGGCGTCATCTGGAacgcacgcaagcgcggtcAAAAGAAGGGCGCCAAGGGCGAGGAGAAGTTTAGCGAGGCAGACATTATTGTTCTTGCGACTGGCTTCCAGCGTCCCACATTTGACTTTTTGCCAGATGACTTGTTCCCTGAAGACTACACGCGTCCCAACATGTATCTCCAGGTCTTCCCTGTCACGGACTGGAGTGTTTTGTGCACCAATTCGACGTTCCACAATGCTGTGGGTACGGTTGGCCACGTTCACATTGGCATGTATGCTCGCATCCTTGCCCTCTTTTTGAACGATCCAAATTCGCGTCCGGCACCCAAGGATATGCGCCTTTGGGTCGATCTTATCCGACATGTCAAGGAGAATGCACCAGGTGGCGAGCTTGAATTCTTTACCTACATGGAACTTTGTCTCTGGTTTGCCCTTTTCCTTTGCAGCCGTCTCCGCCGCATCCGCTACGTCGCTTTTATTTTGTGCGGATACGGTCGCTGGCTGGAGAACCCAAACTCTGGCAGCCCGCACTTCCAGCTCACCATTACAACTGCACTCCAACACTTGCGCCATGGCTTTACGCTTAATGAGCGCTCGGGCCGTGCTATTAAGAACTGA
- a CDS encoding NAD(P)H-hydrate epimerase (COG:G; BUSCO:EOG09264GQZ; EggNog:ENOG503NXDZ) translates to MARMRFLASAAAQQIDNDLMSPAGGFSIYQLMELAGLSCAEAVYKTYPCPGYRRVLIACGPGNQGGDGLVAARHLKHFGYAPAVWYPKQKDAPLFHGLIQQLRSLEIPFVDDAQFEEALVGDTDLVLDAVFGFSFHGTPRAPFLAALEAMVCAQKNVPIVSVDIPSSWNVDTGRGASEIAKSFCPDMLVSLTAPKLGVRTFTGKHWLGGRFLYPSIVEKYALSMPLYPGASQVVDITGIEPENDDM, encoded by the coding sequence ATGGCACGAATGCGTTTTTTGGCaagtgctgcagcgcaacagATAGACAATGATCTGATGTCGCCTGCGGGCGGCTTCAGTATCTATCAGCTAATGGAGTTGGCTGGGCTATCGTGTGCCGAGGCCGTCTATAAAACGTACCCATGCCCGGGCTACCGGAGAGTTCTTATAGCGTGTGGTCCCGGTAACCAAGGAGGAGATGGCTTGGTTGCGGCGCGTCATTTGAAACATTTTGGATATGCACCCGCTGTATGGTATCCAAAGCAGaaagatgcgccgctcttcCACGGGCTGATTCAGCAACTGCGCAGTTTGGAAATTCCGTTTGTCGATGACGCACAATTCGAGGAAGCGCTTGTTGGGGATACGGATTTGGTTCTGGATGCAGTGTTTGGGTTTTCATTCcatggcacgccgcgagcgccgtttctcgctgcgctcgaggccaTGGTTTGTGCACAGAAAAATGTCCCAATCGTCTCGGTCGACATCCCTTCCTCCTGGAACGTCGATACGGGGCGTGGAGCATCAGAGATCGCCAAATCGTTCTGTCCAGACATGCTGGTGTCTTTGACCGCACCAAAACTGGGTGTTCGTACCTTTACGGGCAAACACTGGCTTGGCGGGCGTTTTTTGTACCCGAGTATTGTGGAGAAATACGCACTGTCGATGCCTTTGTACCCAGGCGCATCGCAGGTGGTAGACATCACTGGTATCGAGCCTGAGAATGACGACATGTAG
- a CDS encoding uncharacterized protein (COG:S; TransMembrane:10 (i85-105o145-167i369-389o409-431i451-484o527-545i566-585o591-616i628-648o654-674i); EggNog:ENOG503NUS1) — protein sequence MDGERALYTRQNDHDPSGIIENLSDHISLYGPKCKYAIRGAPIPKFPSSMFGWIPQVFRTDIDDVLRASGTDAAVFLCFLQMMRWLFTVLAVLLCVVLVPVDIVYNVQHSRDTQKKGASLHDTTQPHTDDLLMDVTINDVDGSLLWAHVALSYLATLVALAFVYLYYKKVIQLRQAFFASPAYESNYYSRALMITEVPKAYQVDESFTQALNSLSIPYPFSETQLGYSMHNLPMLCEEQHTLVVKLESYLNTYVQSKRKRRPRARIDGHCFNIFGGQVVDAIDYYGEKLRHVEDEIVRVRSDTTVGEPMSYGFASLAAVPYAHAVARTFKNKRARGLRIRLACSPHDIIWKNLSMGKAERIRTAALGRAYLVLLFLADLIPLLVAAAISNLNSLAVSVPFLRSWEQANQFSFAAVSGILPALISGGVALFIPHAMRSIAIFRGVRTRESRYVALVSQYFGFLMLAQFLFFSLISVILDVAVFVLTQAHRHKSVGAIFSDLVPTILRRIEYRFTGEFGYWLTIVALKAYYQIFELAQVSRLFFVWVHKHFKKRTYRELWLFAKPPSFNYWIQYAELLFVASIGMIYAPLAPILLAFVAAVFWIASFVYKYQFVYVYVSKTEMGGRLWSIVVNRFLIVLGFMQVIIGIAVGFKQSWVKAVACVPPVLFVIAFRLYCHFQLEPKFLWYDPAPMELARLQTPIKGSDKERLARQFGHPFLHDPLWTPVVYSDMLLASRSAYTGRVQSDYDFIEQHRTARKKYSRSDSSASSPAFLPPCSSDAQFIASVPASIFGADASGDARSDTFELWHESKGTAPAHSDETVDMYPMSEYYKEWNDSVPGLAGPTQQDESAYPMPQFMRDALHRPYQQVSPGHHVAQRDFAESRALPNDNRAVSSCSSLHDEHDPYLAFPHEPTSTAGSDIISLYGAESAGHSFLHCPMDTPYDSRGSAGDKQPVLF from the exons ATGGACGGGGAAAGGGCCCTTTATACCCGTCAAAACGATCATGATCCAAGCGGTATCATTGAAAACCTTTCCGACCACATT AGCTTGTATGGACCCAAGTGCAAGTACGCcatccgcggcgcgcccatACCCAAATTTCCCTCGAGTATGTTTGGGTGGATTCCCCAGGTGTTCCGAACAGACATTGACGATgtgttgcgcgcgtcgggcACCGATGCGGCAGTGTTTCTGTGCTTTTTGCAAATGATGCGCTGGCTTTTCACAGTGCTTGCAGTGCTGCTTTGTGTTGTTCTTGTCCCGGTGGATATTGTATACAATGTACAGCACAGCAGGGACACGCAGAAAAAAGGCGCCTCGCTGCACGATACTACACAGCCCCACACAGACGACCTTTTAATGGACGTCACGATCAATGACGTGGATGGAAGTTTGCTTTGGGCACATGTAGCGCTGAGCTACCTTGCTACATTGGTTGCACTCGCGTTTGTCTACTTGTACTACAAAAAAGTGATTCAGTTACGGCAGGCATTTTTTGCTTCGCCAGCGTACGAGTCCAATTACTACTCGCGGGCATTGATGATTACAGAAGTTCCGAAAGCGTACCAAGTCGATGAATCTTTTACTCAGGCGCTGAACAGCCTCTCGATTCCCTACCCATTTTCCGAAACACAGCTCGGCTATTCCATGCACAACCTTCCTATGCTGTGCGAAGAACAGCATACGCTTGTTGTGAAATTGGAATCGTATTTGAACACCTACGTGCAGAGCAAGCGAAAACGAcggcctcgcgcgcgcattgatGGCCACTGTTTTAACATTTTTGGCGGCCAAGTGGTCGATGCGATTGATTACTATGGCGAGAAACTGCGCCACGTTGAAGATGAGATTGTGCGTGTACGTTCCGATACGACGGTGGGTGAGCCCATGTCGTATGGATTTGCTTCCCTTGCTGCAGTGCCATATGCACACGCTGTAGCACGCACATTCAAAAATAAACGCGCGCGGGGTTTGCGCATTCGTCTAGcgtgctcgccgcacgACATTATTTGGAAAAACTTGTCCATGGGCAAGGCAGAACGGATccgcactgcagcgctaGGACGGGCGTACTTGGTGCTGCTTTTTTTGGCGGATCTCATTCCGCTGCTTGTCGCCGCCGCAATCAGCAACTTAAACTCCCTCGCTGTATCGGTCCCATTTCTGCGTTCATGGGAGCAAGCAAACCAATTTTCTTTTGCCGCCGTTTCGGGCATTCTCCCCGCGCTCATTTCTGGCGGCGTAGCGCTCTTCATTCCTCATGCGATGCGCTCTATCGCCATTTTTCGAGGCGTACGCACACGCGAGTCGAGATATGTTGCATTGGTGAGCCAGTACTTTGGATTCTTGATGCTCGCGCAGTTCCTTTTTTTTTCCCTCATCTCCGTCATTCTTGACGTGGCCGTTTTTGTGCTCACACaagcgcacaggcacaaAAGTGTCGGAGCAATTTTTTCCGATCTTGTGCCTACCATTTTGCGTCGCATCGAGTACCGTTTCACAGGCGAGTTTGGCTACTGGCTCACGATTGTGGCTCTCAAGGCATACTACCAAATCTTTGAGCTGGCGCAAGTATCTCGTCTTTTCTTTGTGTGGGTACATAAGCACTTTAAAAAGCGTACCTACCGCGAGCTCTGGCTTTTTGCCAAGCCTCCCTCATTTAATTACTGGATCCAGTATGCCGAACTTCTTTTTGTCGCTTCCATTGGCATGATttacgcgccgctcgcgcccATTCTTCTGGCGTTTGTCGCGGCTGTTTTTTGGATCGCCTCGTTTGTGTACAAGTATCAGTTTGTTTACGTGTACGTATCCAAGACGGAAATGGGCGGACGTTTGTGGAGTATCGTCGTGAATCGGTTCTTGATTGTGCTTGGATTCATGCAGGTAATCATTGGCATCGCTGTAGGCTTTAAGCAGTCCTGGGTCAAGGCTGTGGCATGCGTTCCGCCCGTGCTGTTTGTCATTGCATTCCGTCTGTACTGCCACTTTCAGCTGGAGCCGAAATTTCTCTGGTACGACCCAGCACCCATGGAACTTGCACGCTTGCAAACCCCTATCAAAGGATCGGACAAggagcgccttgcgcggcaATTTGGTCATCCATTTCTTCACGATCCACTTTGGACGCCTGTGGTGTACAGCGACATGCTGCTagcgtcgcgcagtgcgtaCACGGGCAGAGTACAAAGCGACTATGATTTCATCGAGCAGCACCGCACTGCACGGAAAAAGTattcgcgcagcgattcTTCTGCGAGCAGCCCAGCTTTCTTGCCGCCGTGCtccagcgatgcgcaatTCATTGCGTCAGTGCCTGCATCGATCTTTGGCGCGGACGCGTCTGGTGACGCTCGTAGCGACACGTTCGAGCTTTGGCACGAGTCCAAAGGCACGGCACCAGCGCACAGCGACGAAACGGTGGACATGTACCCAATGTCAGAGTACTACAAAGAATGGAATGACAGTGTGCCGGGCCTCGCGGGGCCGACACAGCAGGACGAATCTGCTTATCCCATGCCTCAGTTTATGCGCGACGCCTTGCATCGGCCATACCAGCAAGTGTCGCCGGGGCACCATGTTGCCCAGCGCGACTTTGCAGAATCGCGAGCATTGCCGAACGACAATCGTGCTGTATCGTCGTGCTCCAGTTTGCACGACGAGCATGACCCATACCTTGCATTCCCCCATGAGCCGACAAGTACAGCAGGCTCCGATATTATCTCTTTGTACGGCGCTGAGAGTGCCGGTCATTCCTTTTTGCACTGCCCCATGGACACCCCCTATGACAGCCGAGGCTCTGCAGGAGACAAGCAGCCCGTACTTTTCTGA